The Rhodocytophaga rosea genome has a segment encoding these proteins:
- a CDS encoding SAM-dependent methyltransferase, protein MKPIQNLFPRSAKYDDKWVKDNSMGENVLFNLESLLQVMPLKPGMRVLDLACGKAISAIFLAKEYEVEVWAIDEAISATENYKRICDSECQNKVFPLQIDARHLPFPESFFDAIVVIDSYTYFGTDDKYLPYLAKFLKPDGRVGIVDVGFTHEIETFAQVPPFLKADYSRYWYFIHTADWWKKMWERTGLVDITCAELLPGEQASAIKAQYIADYQDKPKEPFARALREDKENIITFFRLVGTRKPTEAYLQDYKKEARKGKK, encoded by the coding sequence ATGAAACCAATTCAAAACCTATTTCCCAGAAGTGCCAAGTACGACGATAAATGGGTGAAAGACAATTCTATGGGGGAGAATGTTTTATTTAATCTGGAGAGTTTGTTGCAGGTTATGCCGCTCAAACCAGGAATGCGGGTATTAGACCTGGCTTGCGGCAAGGCGATTAGTGCCATATTTCTGGCCAAAGAATATGAAGTAGAAGTGTGGGCAATCGATGAAGCAATTTCTGCTACTGAAAACTATAAGCGAATCTGTGATAGTGAGTGCCAGAACAAGGTATTCCCTTTGCAGATAGATGCCAGACATTTACCTTTTCCAGAGTCCTTTTTTGATGCCATTGTCGTGATTGATTCTTACACATATTTTGGTACTGATGATAAATATTTACCTTATCTGGCCAAATTTCTAAAACCTGATGGAAGAGTAGGCATTGTAGATGTGGGATTTACTCATGAGATAGAAACTTTTGCCCAGGTACCTCCTTTTCTGAAAGCTGATTATTCCAGGTACTGGTATTTTATTCATACGGCAGACTGGTGGAAGAAAATGTGGGAACGCACTGGCCTGGTAGATATTACTTGTGCTGAGTTATTGCCAGGGGAACAAGCCAGTGCGATTAAAGCGCAGTATATAGCAGATTACCAGGATAAACCGAAAGAACCATTTGCAAGGGCGTTGCGGGAAGATAAAGAAAATATTATTACCTTTTTCCGGCTGGTAGGCACCCGTAAACCGACTGAGGCTTATTTGCAGGATTATAAGAAGGAAGCACGCAAAGGAAAAAAGTGA
- the cysM gene encoding cysteine synthase CysM translates to MQSLVDFIGKTPLVTLNRIVNKPGVQLLGKLEGHNPAGSVKDRAAYGMIKGAIDRGELKPGMKLIEATSGNTGIALAMIARLFNVEIELVMPENATKERIQTMEAYGAKVILTSEEGSMEEAIDYTLAQVEKGGYLMLNQFGNPDNYMAHYRTTGPEVWEDTAGKVTHFVSSMGTTGTIMGVSRFLKEKNKEVQIVGVQPIEGSHIPGIRRWPEAYLPKIFERERVDTIIDVSEEEAVAMTKRLAKEEGVFAGMSSGGAVAASLKLINELDSGMVVCIICDRGDRYLSSDLFN, encoded by the coding sequence ATGCAATCATTAGTAGATTTTATAGGAAAAACGCCACTGGTTACTCTAAACAGAATTGTAAACAAACCTGGTGTTCAGTTACTTGGAAAACTGGAAGGGCATAATCCGGCAGGAAGTGTAAAAGACCGGGCAGCCTATGGAATGATCAAAGGAGCCATCGACAGGGGAGAATTGAAACCAGGAATGAAATTAATTGAAGCCACCAGTGGAAATACAGGTATTGCGCTTGCGATGATTGCCCGTTTATTTAATGTAGAAATAGAACTTGTCATGCCCGAAAATGCCACCAAAGAACGTATCCAGACAATGGAAGCTTATGGAGCAAAGGTAATTTTAACCTCTGAAGAAGGCTCGATGGAGGAAGCAATTGATTATACACTGGCACAGGTGGAGAAGGGAGGCTACCTGATGCTCAATCAGTTTGGGAATCCGGATAATTATATGGCTCATTACCGCACCACTGGTCCGGAAGTATGGGAAGATACCGCAGGAAAAGTTACGCATTTTGTTTCCTCTATGGGTACGACCGGTACGATTATGGGAGTTTCCAGATTCCTGAAAGAAAAAAACAAAGAGGTACAGATTGTGGGTGTACAACCCATAGAAGGATCTCATATTCCCGGTATCCGCAGGTGGCCCGAAGCATATTTACCCAAAATTTTTGAAAGAGAACGTGTCGATACAATCATTGATGTATCTGAAGAAGAAGCGGTAGCCATGACCAAACGCCTGGCTAAAGAAGAAGGAGTATTTGCCGGTATGAGTAGTGGCGGAGCTGTGGCAGCCAGCCTGAAACTCATAAATGAACTCGATTCGGGTATGGTGGTTTGTATCATTTGCGACCGGGGCGACCGTTATTTATCATCTGATTTGTTCAATTAA
- a CDS encoding winged helix-turn-helix domain-containing protein — protein sequence MGYAKQNYIASMQQLPRKKIEVKGRIWLEAEGIKFIGPGRIQLLELIKEHGSISQAAKIMGMSYRKAWILIDEMNTVSSTPVVLTQKGGQSGGGAQVTQTGDFLISYFKTLYDRYNSFLAQEEKAFAKLMDNFQDK from the coding sequence GTGGGATACGCAAAACAGAATTATATTGCTTCTATGCAGCAACTCCCGAGAAAAAAAATTGAAGTAAAAGGCCGGATCTGGCTTGAAGCAGAAGGAATAAAGTTTATAGGTCCCGGAAGAATCCAATTGCTCGAATTAATCAAAGAACACGGCTCTATTTCTCAGGCCGCAAAAATTATGGGCATGTCGTACCGCAAAGCCTGGATTCTGATAGATGAAATGAACACAGTCTCTTCCACCCCGGTTGTACTTACCCAAAAGGGAGGACAAAGTGGGGGAGGAGCTCAGGTAACACAAACCGGAGATTTTCTGATTTCCTACTTTAAAACATTATATGATCGCTATAACTCCTTTCTGGCACAGGAAGAAAAGGCGTTTGCAAAATTAATGGACAATTTTCAGGATAAATAA
- a CDS encoding molybdopterin-dependent oxidoreductase, producing MHLYKQTKWLLLIFACSLIASNALSQSVSEKQGISVSGEVTKAISLKAADISTLKHIHVKAKDKDGAIHTYSGVPLITILEQAGVSLGSQLKGDNLSNFILINAADGYEVLFSLAEVDPEFTDRTILLADKQDGKPLPTGIGPYRIVIPAEKKHARWIRRVVSIQVLSAKQ from the coding sequence ATGCATCTTTATAAACAAACAAAATGGCTCCTATTGATTTTTGCCTGTTCGCTTATAGCTTCAAACGCTTTATCACAGTCTGTTTCTGAAAAACAGGGTATTTCTGTAAGCGGAGAAGTTACAAAGGCAATAAGCTTAAAAGCAGCAGATATCAGCACCTTGAAACATATACATGTTAAGGCCAAAGATAAGGATGGTGCCATACATACCTATAGTGGTGTACCACTGATCACTATTTTAGAACAGGCAGGCGTATCATTGGGGAGCCAGCTAAAGGGAGATAATCTTTCTAATTTTATACTGATAAATGCGGCTGATGGCTATGAAGTCTTATTTTCACTGGCAGAAGTAGATCCTGAATTTACCGACAGAACTATTTTGTTAGCTGATAAGCAGGATGGAAAACCATTACCCACAGGAATTGGCCCTTACCGTATCGTTATTCCCGCAGAAAAAAAACATGCCCGCTGGATCCGGAGAGTAGTTTCAATCCAGGTTCTCTCGGCTAAACAATAA